The following proteins come from a genomic window of Paenibacillus spongiae:
- a CDS encoding cysteine desulfurase — MNVKAIREQFPILHQEVNGHPLVYLDSAASSQKPRSVIDAVRRYYELDNANVHRGVHTLGSRATDAYEGAREKVRKFLNAASTQEIIYTRGTTTALNLVASSYARAVCGEGDEIVLTPMEHHSNLIPWQQVAKATGATLKYIPLQPDGSIRLEDVERTVGERTKIVSVVHVSNVLGVVNPVKEIASIAHRHGAKMVVDGAQSIPHMRVDVQDLDCDFYAFSGHKMCAPTGIGALYGKKALLEAMEPIEFGGEMIDHVDLCESTWKELPWKFEGGTPIIAGAVGLGAAIDFLEEVGLDNIEAHEHALSAYAYERLSAIDGVTIYGPKQDRAGLVTFNLDDVHPHDVATVLDTKGIAVRAGHHCCQPLMRWLDVSATARASFYLYNTEEDVNRLADALHQTKEFFGYAIG, encoded by the coding sequence ATGAACGTAAAGGCGATTAGGGAGCAATTCCCCATTCTTCATCAAGAGGTAAACGGGCATCCGCTCGTTTACTTGGACAGCGCGGCGTCTTCCCAGAAGCCGCGTTCCGTCATTGATGCGGTTAGGCGCTATTATGAACTGGACAATGCGAATGTTCACCGCGGTGTTCATACGCTTGGTTCGCGGGCGACGGATGCCTATGAAGGCGCCCGCGAGAAGGTTCGCAAGTTTCTGAATGCGGCCAGCACGCAGGAAATTATTTATACGCGGGGCACGACGACGGCGCTGAACCTGGTCGCAAGCAGCTATGCCCGCGCTGTATGCGGAGAAGGCGACGAAATCGTCTTGACGCCTATGGAGCATCACAGCAATCTCATTCCTTGGCAGCAGGTTGCCAAAGCAACGGGCGCAACGCTCAAGTACATTCCTTTGCAGCCTGATGGCAGCATTCGGCTTGAAGACGTCGAGCGGACGGTGGGCGAACGGACGAAGATCGTATCCGTTGTGCATGTCTCGAACGTGCTTGGCGTCGTGAACCCTGTGAAAGAGATCGCGTCGATCGCACATCGCCATGGCGCGAAGATGGTCGTAGACGGAGCGCAAAGCATTCCGCATATGCGTGTCGATGTCCAGGATTTGGACTGCGACTTCTATGCGTTCTCCGGTCACAAGATGTGCGCCCCTACGGGGATTGGCGCACTATATGGCAAGAAGGCGCTCCTGGAAGCGATGGAGCCGATCGAATTCGGCGGCGAGATGATCGATCATGTCGATTTGTGCGAATCGACGTGGAAGGAGCTCCCGTGGAAGTTTGAAGGCGGCACGCCTATTATCGCAGGAGCAGTCGGACTCGGAGCTGCGATTGATTTTCTGGAAGAAGTCGGACTCGATAACATCGAAGCGCATGAACACGCATTGTCAGCATATGCATATGAACGGTTGAGCGCGATCGATGGGGTGACGATTTACGGGCCGAAGCAGGATCGCGCCGGTCTCGTAACGTTCAATCTCGACGACGTTCATCCTCACGATGTCGCGACCGTATTGGATACGAAAGGAATCGCCGTTCGAGCAGGCCATCACTGCTGTCAGCCGCTGATGCGCTGGCTGGACGTTTCGGCTACGGCACGGGCCAGCTTTTATTTATACAATACCGAAGAGGACGTTAACCGTCTTGCGGACGCCCTCCATCAGACAAAGGAGTTCTTCGGTTATGCAATTGGATGA
- the sufC gene encoding Fe-S cluster assembly ATPase SufC produces MATQFVIDGLKAAIENKEILKGINLEIKGGEVHAIMGPNGTGKSTLASALMGHPKYEVTDGKVTLDGEDVLDMATDERARAGLFLAMQYPSEIAGVTNSDFLRSAINARREEGKEISLIKFIRQMEGKMKELEMNPEFAHRYLNEGFSGGEKKRNEILQMMLLEPKIVVLDEIDSGLDIDALKIVAAGVNSMRSEDRGFLIITHYQRLLDYIKPDFVHVMMQGRIVKSGGPELAERLESEGYDWVKDELGIVDETVGQV; encoded by the coding sequence ATGGCAACGCAGTTTGTGATAGACGGCTTGAAAGCTGCAATCGAGAATAAAGAAATTTTGAAGGGGATCAACCTTGAAATTAAAGGCGGCGAAGTCCACGCGATTATGGGACCGAACGGAACGGGCAAGAGTACGCTCGCGTCGGCGTTAATGGGGCACCCCAAATATGAAGTAACGGACGGTAAGGTCACGCTGGACGGGGAGGATGTTCTCGATATGGCGACGGATGAGCGGGCTCGCGCAGGACTGTTCCTGGCGATGCAATATCCGAGTGAAATTGCCGGCGTAACGAATTCCGATTTCCTGCGCAGCGCGATCAACGCGCGCCGCGAGGAAGGGAAGGAAATTTCGCTCATTAAGTTTATCCGCCAGATGGAAGGCAAGATGAAGGAGCTGGAGATGAACCCCGAGTTCGCTCACCGTTATTTGAACGAAGGCTTCTCCGGCGGCGAGAAGAAACGCAACGAAATCTTGCAGATGATGCTGCTGGAACCGAAGATCGTCGTTCTGGACGAAATCGACTCCGGCCTTGACATCGACGCGCTGAAAATTGTCGCAGCAGGCGTCAATTCGATGCGCTCCGAGGACCGCGGATTCTTGATCATTACGCACTATCAGCGTCTTCTGGACTACATTAAGCCGGATTTTGTACATGTTATGATGCAGGGCCGTATCGTTAAATCGGGCGGACCGGAGCTTGCCGAGCGTCTGGAGAGCGAAGGCTACGATTGGGTTAAAGATGAACTGGGGATCGTCGACGAAACGGTTGGCCAGGTTTAG
- the sufU gene encoding Fe-S cluster assembly sulfur transfer protein SufU: MQLDDLYRRVIMDHYKNPRNRGSLEEDAISISLNNPTCGDRITLQMQVEDGKVKQAKFTGEGCSISLSSASMMTEAVKGKTLDEALALADQFSSFVKGEPVEFEDYEDIEALSGVCKFPARIKCATLAWNALRKGIENQQ; the protein is encoded by the coding sequence ATGCAATTGGATGATTTGTACCGCCGCGTCATTATGGATCATTATAAAAATCCGCGAAACCGCGGATCATTAGAAGAAGATGCGATTTCCATCAGCCTGAACAACCCGACCTGCGGCGACCGCATTACGCTGCAGATGCAGGTGGAGGACGGCAAGGTAAAGCAAGCGAAATTCACTGGCGAAGGCTGCTCGATCAGCCTGTCTTCGGCCTCTATGATGACGGAAGCCGTCAAAGGCAAGACGCTCGATGAGGCGCTCGCGCTTGCCGATCAGTTCTCCTCCTTCGTCAAAGGCGAGCCGGTGGAATTCGAGGACTACGAAGATATTGAGGCGCTCTCCGGCGTATGCAAGTTTCCGGCGCGGATCAAGTGCGCCACGCTCGCTTGGAATGCGCTGCGTAAAGGGATCGAGAACCAGCAATAA
- the sufD gene encoding Fe-S cluster assembly protein SufD, translating to MSTQLTTPVNRQSVEALSRSKGEPDWLAQRRVKGAELAETLEWPKPEKTRIDRWNLNAIGAFKPQSPVASAADLPESVRSLSGEASAGLIVQRNSGVVHQQLSPELQAKGILFTDLETASREHAELVQKYLNTVVAQDENKLTALHSAVWSGGVFIYIPKNVEVELPLQALFHSDDAEASFSRHVLIVADSHSRVTYVENAASDYSAAAEPQALVQQAVVEVIVKPGAHVRFATVHHMGDNVVDMTIRRALIENDGRMEWIVGDMNEGHTLSDTRSLLKGNGSTSDAKAISIGKNKQQMSLTTGAVHFGRNSESEMVTRAVMKDQATAIINGITKIEKGATKANGQQMEKVLMLSPKARGDANPILLIDEDDVKAGHAASVGQVNPEQVYYLMSRGISKQEAERLIIHGFLAPTVSEIPVKAVRDQLQQLLERKLEI from the coding sequence ATGAGTACACAATTAACGACTCCGGTAAACCGTCAATCGGTCGAAGCGCTGTCCCGGAGCAAGGGCGAGCCGGATTGGCTAGCGCAGCGGCGCGTCAAGGGAGCGGAACTCGCGGAAACGCTGGAGTGGCCGAAGCCCGAGAAAACCCGGATCGACCGTTGGAACTTGAATGCGATCGGCGCGTTTAAACCGCAGTCTCCGGTCGCTTCGGCAGCGGATTTGCCGGAAAGCGTGCGCAGCTTAAGCGGCGAAGCGTCTGCCGGATTGATCGTACAGCGCAATTCCGGCGTCGTGCATCAGCAGCTGTCCCCGGAGCTTCAAGCGAAGGGCATTCTGTTCACCGACCTGGAAACCGCCTCGCGCGAGCATGCAGAACTCGTTCAGAAATATTTGAACACCGTGGTGGCGCAGGATGAGAATAAACTAACGGCGCTGCACTCAGCCGTATGGAGCGGCGGCGTATTCATATATATACCGAAGAACGTCGAAGTGGAACTGCCGCTGCAAGCCTTGTTCCACAGCGACGATGCGGAAGCGAGCTTCTCCCGCCACGTGCTGATTGTTGCGGACAGCCACAGCCGCGTGACCTATGTGGAGAATGCGGCATCGGACTATTCGGCCGCGGCAGAGCCGCAGGCGCTGGTCCAACAGGCTGTCGTAGAAGTAATAGTGAAGCCAGGAGCGCATGTCCGGTTCGCAACCGTCCATCATATGGGAGATAACGTTGTCGACATGACGATCCGCCGCGCGCTGATCGAGAATGACGGACGCATGGAATGGATCGTCGGCGATATGAATGAAGGACATACGCTGTCCGATACGAGATCGCTGCTGAAAGGCAACGGCTCGACATCGGATGCGAAAGCAATCAGCATCGGCAAGAACAAGCAGCAGATGAGCTTGACGACAGGCGCTGTTCACTTCGGCCGCAACTCGGAGAGCGAGATGGTCACGCGCGCGGTTATGAAGGATCAAGCGACGGCAATCATTAACGGCATCACGAAGATCGAGAAGGGCGCGACGAAGGCGAACGGCCAGCAGATGGAGAAAGTGCTCATGCTTAGCCCGAAAGCGCGCGGAGACGCGAACCCGATCTTGCTGATTGACGAAGATGACGTGAAAGCCGGACATGCGGCGAGCGTCGGACAGGTAAACCCGGAACAAGTTTACTACCTTATGTCCCGTGGGATCTCGAAGCAGGAAGCGGAGCGGCTTATTATACACGGTTTCTTGGCTCCGACCGTCTCGGAAATACCGGTCAAGGCGGTCCGGGATCAGCTCCAGCAGCTGCTTGAAAGGAAGCTGGAAATATGA
- a CDS encoding DUF1802 family protein, whose protein sequence is MTDLNEAIALKEWAVAVDALTEGKQILVLRKGGIAEETRDFRLVSPRFYLLPAYEHQKPELLKEEHRGGISRTLERWDPQAGTVQLRAYAEAVDDIEIHDQTKLDKIREYHIWTDTFAEERLRWRRTKPLHLLLLRVGILANPIEIPMREAYSGCKSWVQIEEGVSMPETRPVLEDQEFNARVNEIRSALKVMKV, encoded by the coding sequence ATGACCGATTTGAACGAAGCAATCGCGCTAAAAGAGTGGGCGGTCGCAGTCGATGCGCTGACCGAAGGCAAGCAGATTCTCGTGCTTCGCAAAGGCGGCATCGCGGAGGAAACGCGCGACTTTCGATTAGTCAGCCCGCGCTTCTATTTATTGCCTGCCTATGAGCATCAGAAGCCGGAGCTGCTTAAGGAGGAGCATCGCGGCGGCATATCAAGGACGCTCGAGCGGTGGGACCCGCAAGCGGGAACGGTACAGCTCCGTGCATACGCCGAAGCCGTGGACGATATCGAAATCCACGACCAGACTAAGCTTGACAAAATAAGGGAATACCATATTTGGACGGACACGTTCGCCGAGGAACGGTTAAGATGGAGAAGGACGAAGCCTCTTCACCTGCTGCTGCTGCGGGTTGGCATTCTGGCAAATCCGATTGAGATTCCGATGAGAGAAGCCTACAGCGGCTGCAAGTCATGGGTTCAAATCGAAGAAGGCGTCTCGATGCCGGAGACGCGGCCCGTGCTGGAGGATCAAGAATTTAACGCCCGCGTGAACGAAATTCGAAGCGCTCTTAAAGTGATGAAGGTGTGA
- the mtnK gene encoding S-methyl-5-thioribose kinase, producing the protein MSAYHPLNEEEAIEIARSLEGFFPGSGPLNCREIGDGNLNLVFHISDPVSGRSLIMKQALPYAKVVGESWPLTLDRARIESEALMLEGKLAPGLVPQVYQYNADLALTVMEDLSDHVIMRRGLIEGGRYPLFGEHISTFIAQTLFFTSDLGMNQQEKKLNVGRFINPELCKITEDLIFDDPYTNAANNSFENAIQDEAQALWNDEQLHYEVALLREKFLTQAQALLHGDLHTGSIFITPESTKVIDPEFAYYGPMGFDIGAVIANLLLNYAAREGWDKNEAAAQDYRHYLLETVREVWTKFDAKFRALWDEHGKDRMAMTPPGYKDDYMLRLLRDTIGYAGCKMVRRIVGLAHVADIDQIEDAAVRERAQRSALAIGKSLIKLNRQASSIEQLIEIAQTAAASAKA; encoded by the coding sequence GTGTCTGCTTATCATCCATTAAACGAAGAAGAAGCGATTGAAATCGCCCGATCCTTAGAAGGCTTTTTTCCGGGATCCGGGCCCTTGAACTGCCGCGAAATCGGCGACGGCAACTTAAACCTGGTATTCCACATCAGCGACCCGGTTAGCGGTCGAAGCCTGATCATGAAGCAAGCACTGCCTTATGCCAAGGTTGTAGGCGAATCGTGGCCGCTTACGCTGGACCGTGCCCGCATCGAGAGCGAGGCGCTTATGCTGGAAGGGAAGCTGGCGCCCGGACTAGTACCGCAAGTATACCAATACAACGCGGATCTCGCCTTGACGGTTATGGAGGATTTGAGCGACCACGTTATCATGCGCCGCGGACTTATCGAGGGCGGACGCTATCCGCTGTTTGGCGAGCATATATCCACGTTTATCGCACAAACGCTGTTCTTTACGTCCGATCTGGGCATGAATCAGCAGGAGAAGAAGCTGAATGTCGGCCGCTTCATCAATCCGGAGCTGTGCAAGATCACGGAGGACCTTATCTTCGACGACCCTTACACCAACGCGGCAAATAACAGCTTCGAGAACGCGATTCAAGACGAGGCGCAGGCGCTTTGGAACGATGAGCAGCTGCACTACGAGGTGGCGCTTCTCCGCGAGAAGTTTCTGACGCAAGCGCAGGCGCTGCTGCACGGCGACCTTCATACCGGCAGCATCTTCATTACACCCGAATCCACGAAAGTGATCGATCCTGAATTTGCTTATTACGGCCCGATGGGCTTCGATATCGGAGCGGTTATTGCGAACCTGCTGCTGAACTACGCTGCTCGCGAAGGCTGGGACAAGAACGAGGCGGCGGCCCAAGACTACCGCCATTATTTGCTGGAAACCGTGCGCGAGGTCTGGACCAAATTCGATGCCAAGTTCCGCGCTTTATGGGACGAGCACGGCAAAGACCGTATGGCCATGACCCCGCCCGGATACAAGGACGACTATATGCTGCGCCTCTTGCGGGATACGATCGGTTATGCAGGCTGCAAGATGGTTCGCCGCATTGTCGGACTTGCGCATGTGGCGGACATCGATCAGATCGAAGACGCCGCAGTTCGGGAACGGGCTCAGCGATCCGCCCTGGCAATCGGCAAATCGCTCATTAAGCTAAACCGCCAAGCCAGCTCAATCGAGCAGCTCATTGAAATCGCGCAAACCGCTGCCGCTTCGGCAAAAGCGTAA